In Rhodothermus marinus DSM 4252, a single genomic region encodes these proteins:
- the fusA gene encoding elongation factor G, whose protein sequence is MEVKYHDIPLERIRNIGIMAHIDAGKTTTTERILFYTGRVHRIGEVHEGAATMDWMEQEKERGITITAAATTCFWSGSKKDRPVHRINIIDTPGHVDFTVEVERSLRVLDGAVALFCAVGGVEPQSETVWRQANKYRVPRIAFINKMDRTGANFEGTIEQMKQRLKANPVPVQIPIGSGEMFRGVIDLVLNKAIIWHDETQGATWDEIDIPEDLKKEARHWRILMLEAIAEHNDELLMKYLEGEPITPEEIRETIRKATLSLDITPVFCGSAFKNKGVQRLLDGILDYLPSPVDIPAIKGHHPDTHEELERHPSPDEPFCALAFKIMTDPYVGKLTFFRVYSGRLTKGQQVLNTTTGKKERIGRLLFMHANHREDVDEVMAGDIAAAVGLKEVRTGDTLCDPDHPIQLEKMDFPEPVIRIAIEPKTKADSEKLSTGLQKLAEEDPTFQVSVDPETGQTIIAGMGELHLEIIVDRLRREFKVEANVGRPQVAYREAIRATVDEHYVHKKQTGGRGQFAEVYIEFGPNESGTGLEFINDIHGGVIPREFIPAVEKGIREAMNRGPLAGYPVEGVRARLYDGKTHPVDSDAISFEIAGRMAFRNAARRANPVLMEPIMRVEVITPEEYLGDVIGDLNSRRGRILSMEQRQEAQVVRALVPLAEMFGYSTDLRSLTQGRAIYTMQFETYEEVPKNIADEIIAAATGATTA, encoded by the coding sequence ATGGAAGTCAAGTACCACGATATTCCGCTGGAGCGGATCCGCAACATCGGCATCATGGCTCATATTGATGCCGGGAAGACCACGACGACCGAGCGGATCCTGTTTTACACCGGGCGGGTGCACCGCATCGGTGAGGTGCACGAAGGGGCGGCCACGATGGACTGGATGGAGCAGGAAAAGGAGCGCGGCATCACGATCACGGCCGCGGCGACCACCTGCTTCTGGTCCGGCTCCAAAAAGGACCGTCCGGTGCACCGGATCAACATCATCGACACGCCCGGCCACGTGGACTTCACCGTCGAGGTGGAGCGCTCGCTCCGCGTGCTCGACGGCGCTGTGGCGCTCTTCTGTGCGGTAGGGGGCGTCGAGCCGCAGTCCGAGACGGTCTGGCGCCAGGCCAACAAGTACCGGGTGCCCCGCATCGCCTTCATCAACAAGATGGACCGCACGGGGGCCAACTTCGAGGGGACCATCGAGCAGATGAAGCAGCGCCTGAAGGCCAACCCGGTCCCCGTGCAGATCCCGATCGGCAGCGGGGAGATGTTCCGCGGGGTGATCGACCTGGTGCTCAACAAGGCGATCATCTGGCACGACGAGACCCAGGGCGCCACGTGGGACGAAATCGACATCCCCGAGGATCTCAAGAAAGAAGCGCGGCACTGGCGTATCCTGATGCTCGAGGCCATCGCCGAACACAACGATGAGCTCCTCATGAAGTATCTGGAGGGGGAGCCCATCACTCCCGAAGAAATCCGGGAAACGATCCGGAAGGCGACGCTGAGCCTCGACATCACGCCGGTTTTCTGCGGCAGTGCCTTCAAGAACAAGGGCGTCCAGCGGCTGCTCGACGGCATTCTGGATTACCTGCCCTCGCCGGTCGACATTCCGGCCATCAAGGGGCATCATCCCGACACGCACGAGGAGCTGGAGCGCCATCCGAGCCCGGACGAGCCCTTCTGCGCGCTGGCTTTCAAGATCATGACCGACCCGTATGTCGGGAAGCTCACCTTCTTCCGCGTTTACAGCGGTCGGCTGACCAAGGGCCAGCAGGTGCTCAACACGACCACCGGCAAGAAGGAGCGCATCGGCCGCCTGCTTTTCATGCACGCCAACCATCGCGAAGATGTGGACGAGGTGATGGCGGGCGACATCGCGGCGGCCGTCGGGCTCAAGGAGGTGCGCACGGGTGATACGCTCTGCGATCCGGATCACCCGATTCAGCTCGAAAAGATGGACTTCCCCGAGCCGGTGATCCGGATCGCCATCGAGCCCAAGACGAAGGCCGACAGCGAAAAGCTGTCGACCGGCCTGCAGAAGCTGGCCGAGGAAGACCCCACCTTCCAGGTGTCGGTCGACCCGGAGACCGGCCAGACGATCATCGCCGGCATGGGCGAGCTGCACCTGGAGATCATCGTCGACCGGCTGCGCCGCGAGTTCAAGGTCGAGGCGAACGTCGGACGGCCGCAGGTCGCCTACCGCGAGGCCATCCGTGCCACGGTCGACGAACACTATGTGCACAAGAAGCAGACGGGTGGCCGCGGTCAGTTCGCCGAGGTGTATATCGAGTTCGGACCGAACGAGTCGGGCACCGGTCTGGAGTTCATCAACGACATTCACGGCGGTGTCATTCCGCGTGAGTTCATTCCGGCCGTTGAAAAAGGTATCCGGGAGGCCATGAACCGGGGGCCGCTGGCCGGCTATCCGGTCGAGGGCGTCCGGGCCCGGCTCTACGACGGGAAGACGCACCCGGTCGACTCCGACGCGATCTCGTTCGAGATTGCCGGCCGCATGGCCTTCCGCAACGCGGCGCGTCGGGCTAACCCGGTGCTCATGGAGCCGATCATGCGCGTGGAGGTGATCACGCCTGAGGAGTACCTCGGCGACGTGATCGGCGACCTGAACAGCCGGCGCGGTCGCATTCTGAGCATGGAACAGCGCCAGGAGGCCCAGGTGGTGCGGGCGCTGGTCCCGCTGGCCGAGATGTTCGGCTACTCGACCGACCTGCGCTCGCTCACGCAGGGCCGTGCCATCTACACCATGCAGTTTGAAACCTACGAAGAGGTGCCCAAGAACATCGCCGACGAGATCATCGCGGCGGCCACGGGTGCCACAACCGCCTGA
- the ftsH gene encoding ATP-dependent zinc metalloprotease FtsH, whose product MSQNERDSLELERKNTPPDGPRLPERRPRFSVWIYLAIFLALLVHFFLFWTGTDTSTIEYSQFLEYVEKGYVERVEIVNDTKVQGRFTEAAVREGLVSVPVRQTDLLRGAQTPELIRRFTTTKPADHDLTSFLLAYNERARAEGRPTVQFTARIEENWFGGLLTWIFPLILIVALWVFLLRRMSPSSQVLNIGKNRAILYDAMGDHRVTFKDVAGLDEAKEEVAEIVEFLKNPKKFTRLGGKLPKGVLLVGPPGTGKTLLAKAVAGEAGVPFFSISGSDFVEMFVGVGAARVRDLFRQAKEKAPCIIFIDEIDAIGRSRGRGIMMGANDERENTLNQLLVEMDGFNTDKGVIIMAATNRPDVLDPALLRPGRFDRQILIDKPDRRERLEIFKVHTRDLILGDDVDLEVLAGQTPGFAGAEIANVCNEAALLAARKGKEAVEMEDFEQAIDRVIAGLEKKNKIISPEEREIVAYHEAGHAIVGWFLRYTDPVVKVSIVPRGLAALGYAQYLPEERYLYTKEALLDRMTMAIGGRVAEELVFGRISTGAQNDLERITRMAYAMVVDYGMSERVGYVSFNLSGQYGEQAFFDKPYSEETARLIDEEVRRIINEVRERARRILEEKRDKLEALARRLLEKEVLGPRDLVEILGPRPYGDYPSPNGKDVEELKDLQKGEPTSSSAVEAPAPQTERPESSSAP is encoded by the coding sequence ATGTCGCAGAACGAGCGCGACAGCCTGGAGCTGGAACGGAAAAATACGCCTCCCGACGGCCCTCGCCTGCCTGAGCGGCGGCCGCGGTTTTCCGTCTGGATTTATCTGGCGATTTTCCTGGCGCTGCTGGTGCACTTTTTCCTGTTCTGGACGGGCACCGACACCAGCACCATCGAATACAGCCAGTTTCTCGAATACGTAGAAAAAGGCTACGTGGAGCGCGTCGAGATTGTCAACGACACGAAAGTGCAGGGGCGCTTCACGGAGGCCGCCGTACGCGAGGGCCTGGTGTCGGTACCGGTGCGCCAGACCGACCTGCTTCGCGGCGCGCAGACGCCCGAACTGATCCGCCGCTTTACGACCACCAAACCGGCCGATCATGATCTGACCAGCTTCCTGCTGGCCTACAACGAACGGGCCCGCGCCGAGGGCCGTCCTACCGTACAGTTCACCGCCCGCATCGAGGAGAACTGGTTCGGCGGGCTGCTCACGTGGATCTTTCCGCTCATTCTTATTGTGGCGCTCTGGGTGTTTCTGCTGCGCCGCATGAGCCCCAGTTCGCAGGTGCTCAATATCGGAAAGAACCGGGCCATTCTCTACGATGCGATGGGCGATCACCGGGTCACGTTCAAGGACGTGGCCGGACTGGACGAGGCCAAAGAAGAGGTCGCGGAAATCGTCGAGTTTCTGAAGAACCCGAAGAAGTTCACGCGTCTGGGTGGCAAACTGCCCAAAGGCGTGCTGCTCGTAGGACCGCCGGGCACGGGGAAGACGCTGCTGGCCAAAGCGGTGGCCGGTGAGGCGGGCGTGCCGTTCTTTTCCATTTCGGGGAGCGACTTCGTCGAGATGTTCGTGGGCGTGGGGGCCGCGCGCGTGCGCGATCTGTTCCGGCAGGCCAAGGAAAAGGCGCCCTGCATCATTTTTATCGACGAGATCGACGCGATCGGTCGCTCTCGTGGCCGCGGTATCATGATGGGCGCCAACGACGAGCGCGAAAACACGCTGAACCAGCTGCTCGTCGAGATGGACGGCTTCAACACGGACAAGGGCGTCATCATCATGGCGGCCACGAACCGTCCCGACGTGCTCGATCCGGCCCTGCTGCGGCCCGGCCGCTTCGACCGACAGATTCTCATCGACAAGCCCGACCGCCGCGAGCGGCTGGAGATCTTCAAGGTGCACACGCGCGATCTGATCCTGGGCGACGACGTGGACCTGGAGGTGCTGGCTGGCCAGACGCCCGGCTTCGCCGGGGCCGAAATCGCCAACGTCTGCAACGAGGCGGCCCTGCTGGCGGCCCGGAAGGGCAAAGAAGCTGTCGAGATGGAGGACTTCGAGCAGGCGATCGATCGCGTGATCGCCGGCCTGGAAAAGAAAAACAAAATCATTTCCCCGGAAGAACGCGAGATCGTCGCCTACCACGAAGCCGGCCATGCCATCGTCGGCTGGTTCCTGCGCTACACGGACCCGGTCGTCAAGGTCTCTATCGTCCCGCGCGGACTGGCCGCCCTGGGCTACGCGCAGTACCTGCCCGAAGAGCGTTACCTCTACACGAAAGAGGCGCTGCTCGACCGGATGACCATGGCCATCGGCGGGCGCGTGGCCGAAGAGCTGGTCTTCGGACGCATCTCGACCGGCGCGCAGAACGACCTGGAACGCATCACGCGCATGGCCTACGCCATGGTGGTAGACTACGGCATGAGCGAGCGCGTCGGATATGTCAGCTTCAACCTGTCGGGCCAGTATGGCGAGCAGGCCTTCTTCGACAAGCCGTACTCCGAGGAGACGGCGCGGCTGATCGACGAAGAGGTGCGCCGGATCATCAACGAGGTGCGGGAACGTGCCCGCCGGATCCTCGAAGAAAAGCGGGACAAGCTGGAGGCGCTGGCCCGCCGGCTGCTCGAAAAAGAGGTGCTGGGCCCGCGCGATCTGGTGGAGATTCTCGGCCCACGTCCCTACGGCGATTATCCCTCGCCCAACGGTAAGGACGTGGAAGAATTGAAAGATCTGCAAAAAGGCGAACCCACCTCGTCTTCCGCCGTTGAAGCGCCTGCTCCGCAGACGGAGCGGCCCGAATCCTCTTCTGCCCCCTGA
- the rpsL gene encoding 30S ribosomal protein S12 yields MPTIQQLIRLGRKPKVKKSKSVALHGCPQRRGVCTRVYTTTPKKPNSALRKVAKVRLTNGEEVIAYIPGEGHNLQEHSIVLVRGGRVKDLPGVKYHIVRGALDAAGVADRRKSRSKYGTKRPKQ; encoded by the coding sequence GTGCCTACGATTCAACAGCTGATTCGGTTGGGGCGCAAGCCCAAAGTGAAGAAAAGCAAATCGGTGGCCCTGCACGGCTGCCCGCAGCGTCGTGGCGTGTGCACGCGCGTGTACACCACCACGCCAAAGAAGCCGAACTCGGCGTTGCGTAAGGTGGCCAAGGTGCGCCTGACCAACGGCGAGGAAGTGATCGCCTACATTCCGGGCGAGGGCCACAACCTGCAGGAGCACTCCATCGTGCTGGTGCGCGGTGGACGTGTGAAGGACCTGCCGGGTGTGAAGTACCACATCGTGCGCGGCGCGCTGGACGCGGCCGGCGTGGCCGACCGGCGCAAGTCGCGCTCCAAGTACGGTACGAAGCGGCCCAAACAGTAA
- the tuf gene encoding elongation factor Tu, whose product MAKEVFQRTKPHVNIGTIGHVDHGKTTLTAAITQVLAKRVPDPVNKPRTFDSIDNAPEERERGITIATAHVEYATEKRHYAHVDCPGHADYVKNMITGAAQMDGAILVVAATDGPMPQTREHILLARQVGVPYIVVFLNKVDLVDDEELLELVEMEVRELLSQYEFPGDEVPVIRGSALGALNGDPQWEDKIMELMNAVDEYIPTPVREKDKPFLMPIEDVFSITGRGTVVTGRIERGVVKVGDPVEIIGLREEKLTSVVTGVEMFRKQLEQGEAGDNVGLLLRGIGKEDVERGMVVCAPGSVTPHREFECEVYVLSKEEGGRHTPFFNGYRPQFYFRTTDVTGDITLPEGVEMVMPGDNARFRVKLIYPVAMEEGLRFAIREGGRTVGAGVVTKILD is encoded by the coding sequence ATGGCGAAGGAGGTCTTTCAGCGGACGAAGCCGCACGTGAACATAGGGACGATTGGTCACGTCGACCACGGCAAGACGACGTTGACGGCGGCCATCACGCAGGTGTTGGCCAAGCGGGTGCCGGACCCGGTGAACAAGCCGCGCACGTTTGATTCGATTGACAACGCGCCGGAGGAGCGGGAGCGTGGGATCACGATTGCCACGGCGCACGTGGAGTACGCGACCGAGAAGCGGCACTATGCGCACGTGGACTGTCCGGGCCACGCCGACTACGTGAAGAACATGATCACGGGGGCGGCGCAGATGGACGGGGCGATTCTGGTGGTGGCGGCCACCGATGGCCCGATGCCGCAGACGCGCGAGCACATTCTGCTGGCGCGTCAGGTGGGGGTGCCCTACATTGTGGTGTTTTTGAACAAGGTGGACCTGGTTGACGACGAGGAGTTGTTGGAGCTGGTGGAGATGGAGGTGCGGGAGTTGTTGAGCCAGTACGAGTTTCCCGGGGATGAGGTGCCGGTGATTCGGGGTAGCGCGCTGGGTGCGCTCAATGGGGATCCGCAGTGGGAGGACAAGATCATGGAGTTGATGAACGCGGTGGACGAGTACATTCCGACGCCGGTACGTGAGAAGGACAAGCCGTTTTTGATGCCGATTGAGGACGTATTTTCGATCACGGGTCGTGGTACGGTGGTGACGGGACGGATTGAGCGGGGCGTGGTGAAGGTGGGCGATCCGGTGGAGATCATTGGATTGCGGGAGGAGAAGTTGACGTCGGTGGTGACGGGCGTGGAGATGTTCCGCAAGCAGTTGGAGCAGGGAGAGGCTGGCGACAACGTGGGGTTGTTGTTGCGTGGGATTGGCAAGGAGGATGTGGAGCGTGGGATGGTGGTGTGCGCGCCGGGTAGTGTGACGCCGCACCGGGAGTTTGAGTGCGAGGTGTACGTGTTGTCGAAGGAGGAGGGCGGTCGTCACACGCCGTTTTTCAACGGGTATCGTCCGCAGTTTTACTTTCGGACGACGGACGTGACGGGAGATATTACGTTGCCGGAGGGCGTGGAGATGGTGATGCCTGGGGACAATGCGCGTTTTCGGGTGAAGTTGATTTATCCGGTGGCGATGGAGGAGGGGTTGCGTTTTGCGATTCGTGAGGGAGGACGGACCGTTGGGGCCGGCGTCGTCACCAAAATCCTCGACTGA
- the rpsG gene encoding 30S ribosomal protein S7, which produces MRRKRAERRPVAPDPVYNDELVARFINYVMRDGKKSIAQKIVYEAFKVIEERTGEPGIDVFKRAVNNAAPLLEVRSRRVGGATYQVPMEVRPERRMSLAFRWIIQSARARRDKSMAIRLANELMAAANGEGGAIKKKDDMHRMAEANRAFAHFRF; this is translated from the coding sequence ATGCGTAGAAAACGAGCAGAAAGACGACCCGTAGCGCCCGATCCGGTTTACAACGACGAACTGGTGGCGCGCTTTATCAACTACGTCATGCGCGATGGTAAGAAGAGTATCGCGCAGAAGATCGTCTACGAGGCGTTCAAGGTCATTGAGGAGCGTACGGGCGAGCCGGGCATCGACGTGTTCAAGCGGGCGGTGAACAACGCCGCGCCGCTGCTGGAGGTGCGCAGCCGCCGCGTGGGTGGCGCCACCTACCAGGTGCCCATGGAGGTGCGCCCTGAGCGTCGCATGTCGCTGGCCTTCCGCTGGATCATCCAGAGCGCCCGTGCGCGTCGAGATAAAAGCATGGCCATCCGTCTGGCCAACGAACTGATGGCGGCCGCAAACGGAGAAGGCGGTGCCATCAAGAAGAAGGACGACATGCATCGCATGGCGGAAGCGAACCGGGCTTTTGCCCACTTCCGCTTCTGA
- a CDS encoding tetratricopeptide repeat protein: protein MRRSGPDLWFIRARMLLGLLLAGSMLAGCSSSSFLGRQFTDFRAYYNTFYNARKSFDEGVRGLRAQQEQPIDPTAYLTLFGPPTRTANAAAFNKAIEKSAEVVRRYPGSKWADDALMLIGQSYFYLGNYAGAAQKFREVIALGGAKELEARFWLARSLVAARSFDEAQTVLQETLAREALPTDWRSRFLLLQADLYVQQERWEEARQALEAGLQRVPERSLGAKGYFLLGQLCETLQDYACAYAAFDRVRRYRPDYELAYAAEWQAVRIQGLYLNPEAALERLRRMERDDKHFARRAELTYLRARIYQAMGAVEEARALYHQLLYETDADINRVRGRIHYALGELYRDVFQDYLAAAAHFDTAATALGGNRRASARTEAASTPPTPLALSDVQEQARVFGQFARVRQEIHRLDSLLYLGSLDDEAFAAFVLELRRRRARELEAQRRRAGERAAEQRFLQSRLEQPTRSAETAAATAGGDAGFLFHRDPVRVQENRTRFFERWGRRPLVPNWRRRAAIQGATVAERTANGQMADGLHGEDVEEELPPVDVSDVPRDSVRQAQMRAERARLRYELGNVLFLSMQRPDSAAYWYRLVILEDADQPVAPRAYYALAEVQRALGDTAAASALLKTLLERYPDTPLASRVRVLQGTAPPPQPTVPDTLAHAEAAYARAVDAWRQGSYREALRHLLETAAHYPETPVAPRALLAVGYVWRDMLDRGLLADSTRLPVAVPAPLRSALMPAPPAEDTAAVADTGRTLVAPGTLETIAGPAPQDSVQVDPTLPDSSSKVSPAARPDTALTLVRLYTYLTERYPQAPEARLAREVLAALKPPPSGVAPDSAKADSARVRPPRGRPEPERLREPESVRAVWTILLLETDNDQEVGQVLQQYRQLAPGQVIDVRPYRAEGRLHYRLILGRYRSEEEARAAIQQLHPVLQGGAQPLLLEPAGRENRN from the coding sequence ATGCGCCGCTCAGGGCCAGACCTGTGGTTTATACGCGCCCGCATGCTACTGGGCCTACTGCTTGCAGGGAGCATGCTGGCCGGCTGCAGCTCCAGCTCGTTTCTGGGACGCCAGTTCACCGACTTCCGCGCCTACTACAACACCTTCTACAATGCCCGGAAATCCTTTGACGAAGGCGTGCGCGGTCTGCGTGCCCAGCAGGAGCAGCCGATCGATCCGACCGCTTACCTGACCCTGTTCGGGCCGCCGACGCGTACGGCGAACGCGGCCGCCTTCAACAAGGCCATCGAAAAAAGCGCCGAGGTGGTGCGACGGTACCCCGGCTCGAAATGGGCCGACGATGCGCTCATGCTGATCGGCCAGTCCTATTTCTATCTGGGCAATTATGCCGGTGCCGCGCAGAAATTCCGCGAGGTGATCGCGCTGGGCGGGGCAAAGGAACTGGAGGCGCGTTTCTGGCTGGCGCGTTCGCTGGTGGCCGCCCGCTCCTTCGACGAGGCGCAGACCGTGCTGCAGGAAACGCTGGCCCGTGAAGCACTGCCCACCGACTGGCGGTCGCGCTTTTTACTGCTGCAGGCCGATCTCTACGTGCAACAGGAACGCTGGGAGGAGGCCCGTCAGGCGCTGGAGGCGGGCTTGCAGCGCGTGCCGGAGCGGTCGCTCGGCGCAAAAGGATACTTTCTGCTGGGGCAGCTCTGCGAAACGCTTCAGGATTACGCCTGTGCCTACGCAGCCTTCGATCGCGTGCGTCGCTACCGGCCCGACTACGAGCTGGCCTATGCCGCCGAGTGGCAGGCCGTCCGCATTCAGGGGCTGTATCTGAATCCGGAAGCCGCGCTGGAGCGACTCCGCCGCATGGAGCGCGACGACAAGCACTTTGCCCGTCGGGCCGAGCTGACCTACCTGCGCGCCCGCATCTATCAGGCCATGGGAGCGGTCGAAGAGGCCCGGGCGCTTTACCATCAGCTGCTCTACGAAACCGATGCCGACATCAACCGGGTTCGCGGGCGGATTCACTACGCGCTGGGCGAACTCTACCGCGACGTCTTTCAGGATTACCTGGCCGCTGCGGCCCACTTCGACACGGCTGCTACCGCCCTGGGTGGCAACCGGCGCGCATCGGCGCGTACCGAAGCCGCTTCGACGCCACCGACGCCGCTGGCCCTGAGCGATGTGCAGGAGCAGGCGCGCGTGTTCGGACAATTCGCACGGGTCCGGCAGGAAATCCACCGGCTGGACTCGCTGCTCTATCTGGGATCGCTCGACGACGAGGCGTTCGCGGCCTTTGTGCTGGAACTGCGCCGTCGGCGGGCGCGCGAGCTGGAAGCGCAACGCCGACGGGCGGGGGAACGGGCGGCCGAACAGCGGTTTCTGCAGAGCCGCCTCGAGCAGCCCACGCGTAGCGCCGAGACCGCAGCCGCCACAGCAGGCGGCGATGCCGGCTTTCTGTTTCATCGCGATCCTGTCCGCGTCCAGGAAAACCGCACGCGCTTTTTTGAGCGGTGGGGCCGCCGTCCTCTGGTCCCCAACTGGCGCCGCCGGGCGGCCATCCAGGGCGCGACGGTTGCCGAGCGGACCGCGAACGGCCAGATGGCCGATGGGCTCCATGGAGAAGACGTCGAGGAGGAGCTGCCCCCGGTGGACGTTTCGGACGTGCCCCGCGATTCGGTCCGACAGGCCCAGATGCGGGCCGAGCGCGCGCGGCTGCGCTACGAGCTGGGCAATGTGCTGTTTCTGTCCATGCAGCGACCCGACTCGGCCGCCTACTGGTACCGGCTGGTGATCCTGGAAGACGCCGATCAGCCGGTGGCCCCGCGCGCCTATTATGCCCTGGCCGAGGTGCAGCGGGCGCTGGGCGACACGGCGGCCGCCTCGGCGCTGCTGAAGACCCTGCTGGAACGGTATCCCGATACGCCGCTGGCCAGCCGGGTCCGGGTGCTCCAGGGAACGGCTCCGCCACCGCAGCCGACCGTCCCCGACACCCTGGCCCATGCCGAAGCGGCTTACGCGCGGGCCGTGGATGCCTGGCGCCAGGGAAGTTATCGAGAGGCGCTCCGGCACTTGCTGGAAACGGCCGCGCACTACCCGGAAACACCGGTAGCGCCGCGCGCGCTGCTGGCCGTCGGCTACGTGTGGCGCGATATGCTGGATCGGGGATTGCTGGCCGACAGCACCCGACTCCCCGTTGCCGTACCGGCGCCGTTGCGTTCGGCCCTGATGCCTGCGCCCCCGGCGGAGGATACGGCCGCGGTGGCCGACACAGGGCGGACGCTTGTCGCGCCCGGCACGCTGGAGACGATCGCCGGGCCGGCTCCGCAGGACTCCGTGCAGGTTGATCCGACCCTTCCCGATTCGTCGTCGAAGGTCTCCCCGGCGGCGCGGCCGGACACCGCGCTCACGCTGGTTCGCCTCTACACCTACCTGACCGAGCGCTACCCGCAGGCGCCGGAAGCCCGGCTGGCCCGCGAGGTGCTGGCTGCATTGAAGCCGCCGCCGTCCGGAGTGGCGCCCGATTCGGCAAAGGCCGACTCGGCGCGGGTACGCCCGCCCCGGGGTCGACCCGAACCGGAGCGGCTGCGGGAGCCGGAGTCCGTCCGGGCGGTCTGGACCATCCTGCTGCTGGAGACCGATAACGACCAGGAGGTCGGACAGGTGCTGCAGCAGTACCGGCAGCTGGCGCCGGGGCAGGTGATCGACGTGCGGCCCTATCGCGCCGAAGGCCGCCTGCACTATCGGCTCATCCTGGGCCGCTATCGCAGCGAAGAAGAAGCCCGTGCCGCCATCCAGCAACTCCATCCGGTGCTACAGGGTGGGGCACAGCCCCTGCTGCTGGAGCCCGCGGGCCGCGAAAACAGGAACTAA
- the rplC gene encoding 50S ribosomal protein L3, translating to MSGMLGRKIGMTQVFDQAGNCIPCTIIQAEPNAVVQVKTAEGKDGYEAVQLGYGERKPKRTTRAMLGHFEKAGVSPKQVLREFKNFVLDVKPGDEVRVEQLFREGELIDVVGITKGRGFQGVVKRHGFGGVGARTHGQHNRERAPGSIGASSFPSHVFKGMRMAGRMGNQRVKVKNLRVVRIFPEHNLILVKGAVPGPVNGIVELYKKVQ from the coding sequence ATGAGTGGAATGCTTGGACGAAAGATCGGAATGACCCAGGTCTTTGACCAGGCCGGCAACTGCATTCCCTGCACCATCATTCAGGCCGAGCCGAACGCGGTGGTGCAGGTGAAGACGGCCGAAGGCAAAGACGGGTACGAGGCCGTGCAGCTGGGCTACGGTGAACGGAAGCCCAAGCGCACCACGCGGGCCATGCTCGGCCACTTCGAGAAGGCCGGCGTGTCGCCGAAGCAGGTGCTCCGCGAGTTTAAAAACTTCGTGCTGGACGTCAAGCCCGGCGACGAAGTGCGCGTCGAGCAGCTTTTCCGGGAAGGTGAGCTGATCGACGTGGTGGGCATCACGAAAGGCCGGGGTTTCCAGGGCGTGGTCAAGCGCCATGGCTTTGGCGGCGTCGGTGCGCGCACGCACGGCCAGCACAACCGGGAGCGGGCGCCCGGTTCGATCGGCGCCTCGTCGTTCCCGTCGCATGTGTTCAAGGGCATGCGCATGGCCGGGCGCATGGGCAACCAGCGCGTGAAGGTGAAAAACCTTCGGGTGGTGCGCATCTTTCCGGAGCACAACCTGATCCTGGTAAAGGGGGCGGTCCCCGGGCCTGTAAACGGCATTGTCGAATTGTACAAGAAGGTCCAGTAA
- the rplD gene encoding 50S ribosomal protein L4 translates to MELQVYRLDGSESGRTVTLDPTVFEIEPNDHVLWLDVKRIEANRRQGTHKVKNRAENAHSTRKLYRQKGTGYARAGDAKSPIRRGGGTAHGPQPRSYELKVNRKTQRLARRSALTYKAQAEAIRVVEDFTFEQPSTRRLLEVLAAQGLADRKVLLLTGEYNPALYLSSRNLPKVRVLEARNASTRDLLDAQVLLMQESAVEVLNRMLRTAPVAA, encoded by the coding sequence ATGGAACTGCAGGTATATCGGCTGGACGGGAGCGAAAGCGGCCGCACGGTGACGCTCGATCCGACCGTCTTCGAGATTGAGCCCAACGATCACGTGCTCTGGCTCGACGTCAAGCGGATCGAAGCGAACCGGCGGCAGGGCACGCACAAGGTGAAGAACCGGGCCGAAAACGCCCACAGCACCCGCAAGCTGTACCGCCAGAAAGGTACGGGTTACGCCCGGGCCGGCGATGCCAAGTCGCCCATTCGTCGGGGGGGTGGTACGGCCCACGGGCCACAGCCCCGCTCCTACGAACTGAAGGTCAACCGCAAGACGCAGCGGCTGGCCCGGCGTTCGGCGCTGACCTACAAGGCGCAGGCCGAGGCCATCCGCGTGGTGGAGGACTTCACGTTCGAGCAACCCAGCACCCGGCGTCTGCTGGAAGTGCTGGCGGCGCAGGGACTGGCCGACCGAAAAGTGTTGCTGCTGACCGGGGAATACAACCCCGCGCTGTACCTGTCGAGCCGCAACCTTCCGAAGGTGCGGGTGCTGGAAGCCCGGAACGCTTCGACGCGCGATCTGCTCGACGCGCAGGTCCTGCTGATGCAGGAGAGCGCCGTTGAGGTGCTGAATCGCATGCTGCGCACGGCACCGGTGGCGGCCTGA
- the rpsJ gene encoding 30S ribosomal protein S10: MASQKIRIKLKSYDHTLIDRSAEKIIRTVKATGAVVSGPIPLPTERTVITVLRSPHIDKESREQFEIRRHKRLIDILSTSSKTVDALMKLELPSGVDVEIKV; encoded by the coding sequence ATGGCCAGCCAGAAGATTCGCATCAAGCTGAAATCCTACGATCACACGCTGATCGACAGGAGTGCGGAAAAGATCATCCGCACCGTGAAGGCGACCGGTGCGGTGGTCAGCGGGCCGATTCCGCTACCGACCGAGCGCACGGTCATCACGGTGCTCCGGAGTCCGCACATTGACAAGGAGAGCCGCGAGCAGTTTGAAATCCGTCGCCACAAGCGGCTGATCGACATCCTGTCGACCAGCAGCAAGACGGTCGACGCGCTGATGAAGCTGGAGCTGCCCAGCGGCGTCGATGTGGAGATCAAAGTGTAA